In Glycine max cultivar Williams 82 chromosome 4, Glycine_max_v4.0, whole genome shotgun sequence, the genomic stretch CAAGTGTTGAATTGAACGAAACATAAATGGGCTGGGTTAGTTAgatataaatgatatttttatgtatttgattATTTGGGATGGATGGGGTGAAAATAAGTGAGacaggaagaaaagaaaagaaaaaaaaaagtaaagggaaAGTAATAATTATGATAGGCgatgtaattaaaaaagaagagaaacataaagaaaaaaaatggaatgaaagagaaaatagatGAATGAGTATAATTTtcctagaagaaaaaaaaaatctgttttattcatattaataaaaataaaccttGCCTTTTCTTATACTTCTGTTGTTTGTAATAGCTCgacaaaagaataaaatgaaaataataaagtaaaatatcatTTGAGTCCTGAAAGTGTTGTAACATTTTcacattaattcttaaaaataagaaaatttaaaaaattcttcaaaacataatttgtcaattattttagttcagagttaaaaaaattatgtaacttgagtgataatattaaaatatgtagAAGAACTTAAGTGATATTAAGTTGTTAAGTTTATGAGCTTATTTAACATCCTAGCCTTATTTAAAACTTTCTTAATTTTAGAAGCTAATTTGTAAGGCTTTATACTTTTAGTCCTGGTGTTTGAAAGATAATACATGGGTCCAATATCAgtcaatttttctttcaaaatcaaatggaaaaggagagaaaaagttgattttatatataataataaaaaaatccttatttatattaaatttaattctttgtTTACATTATTTAAGTCTTTTctatacatattttttcttttcacttttacgCAATCAATtaggagaaaataattttttaggtttatttaataaatctttgattcttaaactttttcatatttttacttttaaacaaGTTAAAGTTCTTGAACTTGGTTTTTGTTAtcagttttaatttctattcTCAAGTAACAACGGTAATTATTAACATAAAAGTCacattaacaatttaataactTATCATTTCATAAAAATTCGATAAgagaatgcattttttttaaaactatatttttaatcccATACCTATTTAGAGAGGTTAATCACGTTAAACTAGTTCACAATCAAATGCAGAGCATCAGTTTGTTCTGCCATTGGAATAATTAATTGAGGATACAACGTCGAAAGAATTATGTGCTAAAAAGTGAAATTGCTAAATAcaggactatatatatatatatacgacaCATTGATACAAAGGAGGGgggaagtttttttaaaaaaaaagataaaaaagaaaccgAGTTGCCAAAACAAGTGGCTGTTAAAGAAAGATCAACGAGTAAGGAGGATTCTCTTCCTAGATGGGGACAACTGTTACTCACACAGATTAATTATAAGCATGTGATATAATCCCAGTCCTTGTGTTCCAGCTAGTTATTTTTCCGCACAGGTTAAGAAAACGAAGTTGGCGATGGTGGTTGATCATCGTATGAAAATGCTAACCAGTGTTttaatagagaataaaatatagaaattttctattttaaaaaacacagtagaatttttttaaatgtaataattttccGTGATTTTTAATGcgattctaataaaaaaaattagttattaatttcttaattattatactCGGGAGATATACCACTTAACATGattctatatttaaaaataaatacatggaaaattaaaataaatgtattaatagtaattaaaaaggaaaacgatgatttttttaatgtacgGAGTTTGTGAATTACTGTTCTCAGCTGATGGGTGATGCAGTGCAGACATGAAATGAAGAATAATTCTCTTGATCCCCGAATGCCTAATGTGCCACTTGAAAAGATGGCTTTATTATGTATTAATTAAGGATAAGCTTTTTATAAGTTTGTCCAATTATAGTTGAAAGAGAGTAATTGGGtttctttctgtttttgttttcaactgCAAAACCTTGGGTTGGAAAGGGTCCCAAAAGAAAAACTATGTTCTCtaattccactttttttttttttttaaactccaATGCGCACTTCAACAATAGCGCCACTAAAGACCGCACAATACAAAATGTACGATTTCTATGGCTTTCTTTgtctctttgcttttattctGTTTTCTGAGtctatatatatgcatgtatgtttCGGGTGTTAATTAGGTATTGTGTGGGTGGGTTAGTAAGTAGTTTATGCGAGGGATATTCTTTGTCTCGTTGAGAATATGGGAATAGCAAGGAAATGTTCATATTGTGGTAACTTAGGCCACAATGCAAGGACTTGTAAAAGCACTCTCAGTCAAGGACAACTAAAGCTCTTCGGAGTGCAACTagatgtttcttctttttcttcatcctcAAATTCTTTTTCATCATCACCTTCATATTCTGCCATGAAAAGAAGTTTCAGCACGAATTACTTGTTGTCTTCATGGCCCTCTTCCTCTGTACCCTCCTCCTTTTCCTCGCCTTCCCTACTTGGTGCAAATGAAAATTTAGATGGTTACTTGCTCAATGCAAATAGCCTCATATCAACAATTCAAGACGCAAAAAAAGGTTATTTTTCTCACTTCATATTTTCTTATCTCTTATGGATTCCAATAAATTTTCGGGTCCCTTTGGTAGGTGAAATTATTAGGTACCAGACTATCATGTTTATGATTCtaactattttttatgtaacatatatttaaatttttttatttaggaaaTAATGAATAATTCTATTATGTATGACATGAAGATTACTcaatattatgataattttgaattacttgataatttcttctattttacaAGCTCATCTGTTTTCACTCATTTCGTGAGAAAAtcacttttataaattattaatatgtttatttaagcttttaatgaagaaaaataataatgttatccttacttattttttttttacaaaaaaaatctaccataaaataaaaagaagagacGAGTATAAGAAAAAATGAGTTATATATGGGATggagagaaagataaagagaaaaaaaaatattgtgagacttttaaataaaagataacattactgtttaaaaatataaattgttagttattttaaaattccattCAGAGTAATGTTTAAAATCCTGAAattatagttaaaatttaaaataaaagtttccttttataattacaaacaaacaaaaaatataacttgCATGTTAAAATCGTTAAAAAAAACcactttaagtttttttaaagttaaacaaTGATCGGGCCTAAGAGAGTCAGactttacataaataattaagttgATCTCTAAATAGACACTTTCACTATAGGAatagaaattaaagattaattttaacttttcccTAAAATGCAAAAGCTACAAAAGTTTCTAGTAACTTGGAAAATTTTGGAAGTTGCTTTTGATGAGCTTTCCACTTGTTTGTTTTTGAGTCATTAAGTTGTATTATTCattcagccaaaaaaaaaagtggtgttattttttttctgtctgTGGTCAGGTGTCCCGTGGACAGAGGAGGAGCATCAGATATTTCTTATAGGGCTTGAGAAGCTGGGTAAGGGGAACTGGAGAGGCATATCTAGAAGTTTTGTGACAACAAGAACACCCACCCAAGTGGCTAGTCATGCACAAAAATATTATCTCCGTCAATCACAGAATAgcttcaataaaagaaagcaccGTCCCAGCCTGTTAGATAATGTGagtaaattaaaacatttttcctttttttaatcttttggaATTGATTgaaatagtattaaaaatttataataactcattttattcaaatgcGCTAGACCACCTTAATATTTCTCCtttgtttgattttcatttaGATATTGAGTCCCATTTTGTCTTCGGTAGAACTTTAAATTATTGTTGCACAAACATTAGTTTTTACTATTTGGCTAGATAGTCGATCGGTTTTAACTCATTATGGATTGGATGGAATAAGCATTTTCTCTATTAATCTTGAAAATTTTCGCAGAGGGAAATGAAAGTAAAacctcatttaatttatttttgtttactaGTTTGACTTCAATGTGATACATAAACTGCTACAGCCACTTAAGTAGCAATTGGATTGGATTTTTCTTTGACATGCAGTGGCTTTCTCTTCGTCCTCATTCAGTGCTGAATTGGGCTACCACTTCAACTTCAACTAATTGCACTGTTCAGAGAGCGAACCCAGATTTAGACCTCAAACTTGCAACTCCCACGCCATTTGAGCTACCAGTAGCAGATACATAGAATGTGTGATATTTGACTTCTAGTCAGCATGCTTTACTTtttgtgacttcaaaattatgtatattttcCTAGCCCTGAAGGGTAGTGttatctttcaaaaaaagacaggaatgaagaatgtagtattatatatatttatctttattttttcactttataCGTACTTAAATATATCCGATTGAAGAGAATTTGTTACCccaattaatttctttgttCACGGGACAAAAGATTACTCTTTCCTTCGTAACTCGCGTTAAATCatgactattttaatttaagaattaataaaatagaGAATGGAagataaccaaaaaaaaaaaaaaacacaatgatAACGTTACGGCCGGGAAATGAATACACTAGTATGAAACTTTTCCACTTATACCACATAATAACTTTAtagaatttacaaaattaaacaacttaaaagttgaattgaaagtttttatgaaatattaagtttatactataaaaaatttattcaaatcagaaactaaataatattatatcatactattttattttgacaaagtgttatttcaaatataaacaaatgttTATTGTTGGGTGCATGTTAGTAGCCCCATATATATATCACACTCTGTTCCTGtgagaagggaaagaaaaaataaatattaattattaaattttattataaatgtaaaCTCACGTGacttatatgttttaattttaactaattatattaagatttgtacacttttttttatatgagaaggagaaataaatattttctatcaATTTTATTGTGAATGTGAACTCATGTGACttacatgttttaattttaattattcataattcATTCTCAATGCACAAAGGCAGGAGGAGTCAAGCTattccaaaaaaagaagaagattaaatatgattttagtcctccaaatatttatatttattttagtcatccaaaaataagtttattacATTTGATTCctgaaattttcaatttttttcttttaagtcatttatttaattctgttagtattttctgttaaatcTAAGCTACCTCTACCTATTGTAGACAATGTCACTGAGACTCAAATTGATACAATCAAAACACCTGCTAAGATTTGTTCAACAATTAGGTTTCACTATCAACTGTGATAATATATGAGTTTAATTGTATgtacttattttgaaaataatagaattttatttgattttttctattatttcatGGCACACTAAATGCTAATGTTGTAAATGATAATACAAGTGTTGAAACAACTATTACGGTAAACTTTTAACTGAAAAAATAAGCAGAGTTAAATAAAAGACTTAAaagagaaattttgaaaattttgtggACCAAatgcaataaaattatttttggaggattaaaaatatttagaggACCAAAATcatgtttaaagaaaaaaaaatagaagtgagTGCAAACACAAACTTAAATTTCAAAAaggattttgagatttttttttagtatttacttGTGAAAGTATTTTTCGTTCGAAAAGCTTGAAAAGGAAGGCTGAATTCTAATTTTCGCTTTAAAAGCCCACAGAATTGAGCTGATGTACTCGGTCGGGATATTGTCCATATTCCATCACCATTGAACAAACTATCTCTAtctctatttcttctttttttttttttttaggagttAGTAAGATTTGGGTACGCAATAGAGCAATCATTTCCATatccatattaaaaaaaaaaggcttgtGTTGGAATCTATACTTGTTCAAGTAACTACTTTTGTGttcttatttaaattcaattggcatttatatacttatatttagTAGGAAAAAATGAATTAGGTTATGTTAAACTTTATAAGATACTAATCTaatgtgttttttaaatttattatttgaatttaatctATTTTGTAATATGTCTTTTTAAGATATAACTTTACCCTTTCAAAAGTTTGTTCTAACTTATTTAAAAGCCTATAATAAAAGTttctaaataagtaaataaacctatttttaattaaattaacaaatattgaAAAGCTTGTTTTACTAGTTCGTCACACAAATCCAAGAGACTTTTTCTTTaccaaattatattaaaattaactaaaacgcGGCTAATGAATTCAAATTCATATATACTCACTTATTAAAGGTATGAAGATCAAAGTTGCTGCCCAAGACAAAATATGGGGATGGATTAATAATGCCTTAGCAAAGTTCTTCTCACAATCATCCCTACTCATCACTCTTCTTAAACCATAtacattagaaaataaaattgaacaaaacaTCGATTTAATTCTAAACAAGTTAGAACTTGATATTGAGAAAAATACGaatttaacttttaacattACACAAGAAAATTCGTTCTATAAAGTTAGTAGTTCTCAATACATCTAGAAATTATACAAAGTAGCTATTGCTAAATGATACACCATGCTAATTAGACGCATATGTGATATATTTAAACACCTTAAGCACAGTTTCTATTTTGAATGTGCCAGGCACAGGAAATGACACTGTCGGATTATTGAAGCCATAGTCCATAAGGCTCTTTACAACATCTTCAGGCTCTATCCCACTAGTATTCTACCAAAGAAATAGCTTATAATTAAGCTAAAAATGAGTGTATGTTTAGTTCTGTGTTGTAAAATTACTTTTGAGAAAAAAACCATTTTGTCAACAAATTAAgactcttaaaatatttttgtggtagaattcattttaagttcttggattattttttttaagttttatagtGTCACATAAaatgtaagaatttttttttctctagtaGTAGATATCATTTTGAGTTCTTAGTCGCTTTTGTGAATCTCACATAATAAATTTCACATAagtatattttatgaattaattagaaagaaagacattaaaaaatcattaattttttaaaaaagaaccgTTCTTGAGAGTTTTTCCATCCGCTAGtcattgacctccattatcaTGAATAATCTTGCATATCTCATCAATACCTTCTTCGTAAACACCACGGGTAGAAGGATATGTTACCTATAATATAAATCAAAACCACCAcaaatgaatatttaaaaaaatggccAATTTGGAAACACCCCTCCCTTCCAAATTCCCAGGTTATCCAAATAGTGCAAGTAAAATTCCAATATAGGAAGCAAGTTGTACCATAAGTGCAGATAAGTTGTCCTGAGTGTTTTCCCCAACTCTTCAATATTGACACTGGCAGGATTTGTACCATGTGCTGAGACAGGTATAATGCAGACATTGTGATGGTGGTCTCCTCTTGCCTATAGTGTGTCCAATTGCCAAAAGAAGTAAGCAGCACAGAAATTccagaatatatataaaaggcgGGTAGGGGAAAGCATTTCACCTGCTTTAGATATGAAGGAATAGGTAAACacacaaaaaacacaaaattaaggtAACCTTTTATTGGTTGAATAGCAACATAAAaggttaaaattaaataacaaccGAAAAACTTCTTTATCTAAAGTAAATCAGACGAAACTATGAATAACGTGTGCActtaaaaaatcaatagaagCCACACTACCCGAGTAACTAACATGCATTGTCCCCAAAAGGCAAACATGTACATAATAATGACTAAAATCACCATACCAAGTGATATGCGTGAATAATCATCAGTCCAACATATTCTCCAGATGCACCAGCATTAGGttgcaaagagaagaagtcaaACCCAGTGATTGTACACAACATTTTACCCAAATTTTCGAACATTTCCTGATACCAGATTTGCTTGTTTCGACACCAAAAAATATCTATCCCATATTTTCCTGAATAAAAAgcacttttattatatttaatcttGTACATACCTGATAACCTTGAGCCTGTTCAGTTGGTGCAAAAGGGTGAATGTTAGCAAAGCTAGGCCATGTCAAAGGCATCATTTCAGTTGCATTCAGCTTCGGAATCATACTGTGGCACAATGAAAGATCTTTTGACTGTAGCCCATGAATGTACCTGAGCAGCTCATGCTCAGTGTGGTACCTATTTAAGGGCAAATTGAATTCAGTAAGGTACCACAGTATAATCACGTGAATTCAACTTATGTGCAAAGGGATATACGTGTTGAAGATTGGGTGTGTCAGATAAGGAGTCTTCCTAATTAGTCCAGAGGAAGTGCAGTCTGAACTTCTGGTGCAAGAGATTCAGCTGTGAAGGAGACCTGCATacgaattaattaatgttttagatGGCCTTTTAGTAATGAGTAATGACATAATTGACAATTGTGAACATGGTATATGTAAAAAATCTTACAGGTTTGCCTTCggaaaaaaacattgaaaagaTTATCAACATCCTCCCAGGTGGTTGTTTCATCGAACGCAATAGTGATCTAAAAAGCAACCAAGCTCCATATTCCAAAGACAAGAAAACATACTCAGCTGATATGATGCAACAAAAAGCAACACTCACAATGTTCACATCAACAACCTGCAAATTTATTTCACTCTTGCGAGCAGCATCAGCAATTGCATGGGCATTGGCAGTCTTAGTTTTCAGTGTGAAAGAATGGATGGTCCTGAACTTCCACGGTTCCAAGTTTCTTCAGTCCCTGGGCAAACACCCCAGCTAGACCATGAACCCGTTGGGCAATGTTTTCAAGTCCTTCAGGTTCATGCATCCTCatctaataattaatgcatgacatcatattattgttataattttgtGGATATATTAAGAGGCATGGTGCTCACATTGCCTAGTTGAGCATTGTATTCATTGTTTGTATTTCAAATTGTTTCAAAGACTTAATTTCGAAGTGGCTAGTAAGAGATAACTTGCATTGTTGGGAGTTATAAGGTGGTATGGTGGTTGGAGGGACCGCACAACGATTGGAGCGATAAGGAGATTTTGGATTCAAATCTCCCACTAAAAAAAGAGACAAGGGCTTGCATGTGGGTCTCGGAGCACTATTATAGTAATAAATCCACCGATCGATTTGCTCCTTTTGCGATAatgggataaaaaaaaattgtattgtgATTTAAGTTTTATTAGATCCACAAAAATATGGAGCTATATATGGAATTATGCTTTACTGGTTTTGACATAAGTTCTTTGGGACGATCCAATTCTTCTATGATTACCTGACCTGgtcttaaattttatctttttcgtCTACGTTCTTCTAGttagaaaaaagttaaattcaaTAGTACGAACTACGAAGgtctaaaatataaattcaaagtGAAAGTCAGCAATCTCCACGCTTGAAGAGGATAGCAGGTTAAtgacaaagagagagagaaaaaaaaacggATATGAATTGAAATATTGAACAAGGCAGCAATTACAAACTATATAGGGGAGGGACATCAGGCCCAAATAGCGAGGGAAGACATCAATCCAGCCCCAATGAAAAGCATGCAGTAAGACAGTATCTGCAGCCTAAAGTTACAACTCATCCTCTTGCTAAGAAAATCCGCAGCTATCAAATCTACCAAAGCCATATACACCAAAATCCCCGACGACGAGGAATCCAAGATACCTTGGGTGATGAGTGCACCTGGGCTGTAAGGGTTATACCCGGAAGAAATAGCCGTTCCAATCCCGACACCCAAGGGTGTAGTCAGTGCAAAAAACCAAGCCATTATAGTTGCTGACGAGGCTTTAAACTGCGCTTGGGAAATGCACCCTCCAAGCGCAAACCCTTCAAAAAACTGATGAAACGATAGCGCCGCAATTAAAGGCCTTATGTACAAGGACTTTGCGAAACTCCTAAAGACAACCCAGTTATAACCGAATGTGATACAATCCCAAGCTCCAACACCTGCACATACACCCGTTATGTTATCTCCACTACACTATGCACAATACTTTATTTATCATTCCCAAAATATGAAGCTGTAATAAatttgtcaataaaagaaaaaaaataaaattagttcaaaaaaaataataaattagtctATAACACAAATTTAgagactaaatttaaaattttcaatttttaaccaTTTCACTCATTCATGCATGTATTTGACTACTTAtcattaatttagttaaattaGTTACCTGAGAAACGACGACGTGTCGAACGTCagtttcttctccttcttcgatGTGGGAGTGGGAGTGGGAGTGTTCCTTGACGTCGCCAGTGCCATGACATGCATTATTGCCATGAGGATGGTTATGTCTATGATGTGCAGCATGTGCATGCATCCCCACGATGTGCATTCCACCGCTTTCTTCTTCCCCAAACACCTTCCCATTCCCGCCGGGTTCGGATGACCCGACCCGTGCTTGTTCTTCGGAGGAGGCC encodes the following:
- the LOC100795143 gene encoding probable transcription factor At5g61620, translated to MGIARKCSYCGNLGHNARTCKSTLSQGQLKLFGVQLDVSSFSSSSNSFSSSPSYSAMKRSFSTNYLLSSWPSSSVPSSFSSPSLLGANENLDGYLLNANSLISTIQDAKKGVPWTEEEHQIFLIGLEKLGKGNWRGISRSFVTTRTPTQVASHAQKYYLRQSQNSFNKRKHRPSLLDNWLSLRPHSVLNWATTSTSTNCTVQRANPDLDLKLATPTPFELPVADT